Within the Eucalyptus grandis isolate ANBG69807.140 chromosome 1, ASM1654582v1, whole genome shotgun sequence genome, the region ATTTCATACATCCATCTCGATTTGATCTATTTGAAAATTGCTATAATTTATTTACCCATATACTTATGCATACACGAGATCTATGTTCAGAGCTCTCTATACATTTGATTTGTATGTGCAATTTTCACTATCAGATTAGGAGAGTATTTCCTTAGAATTACGTCGGTGATTTTATTTGTGATCGACCTACTTCTGGCAACAATTTATTAGACCTTCACAGACCACGAGTTGAAGTTTAATCAAGGAGTGAGAATTTCTATGGCTCTTTCTGCCTGAAGAGCAAGTTAACTAAGGACCAACTCAAAGTCTCAAACATCTTGCCTTACCTATTCAATCTATCTTTCACAACTGCGGTTTACTAAAAGGACTCTGACACTGTTTCCCCCAAATTCTAGATGAGGGACTCATTTACAGCAAATCACGAAACTCCACTTCACTGCTATACGGTGTGAAAAAGATTATCCAATTCCAGCAGTTAATTTCAACTTGTCAGTCAAGTAAATCCTAGTGCGTAGCTAATGATCGCGTTACAAAATATATGGCTTTCTGGATGTAAATTATGATATTCATTGGATGTTGAAAAAGATTACATGCCTGCCTGAAATGATGATAGCAATGACAGTCCGGTTTTGCCCAGTAGCAGGGTACAAATTTGACTCAATACTTATTTCACCATACGGCGATAGTTTCAACTTCTACTGCATGACACCTGCTTCCTCTTATTGACGTGCAAACTGCAAAGCTCACATAAGATTCTTGGACATAATGATGTCTCTCCTTTTGGGTTGGGGGTTGGGGGTTGGGGGGGGTGGGTGGGGTTGATTAGCCATTGATTAAATTTCTAGCAAGGGGATAATGAATGTCCAGATTCTTGTGTCAGGAAAATGTTTCCTCGTGATTCCAGTGGAGAAGTTATAGGGAATTCACTTTGGCCTCTCTCGATCTCGTAAGGGTTGCTATTGAGCTTGGCCGCACAAAAAGGGGGCCTTGTGTTTAAAAGTCCAATTTCAATGTTGAATTGCAATGTCTGGAATGCTGACTTGTAAAATGCGCATTTTTACGTAATCTGTAACTCCCAGATTTTGGAGCTCATGGCATTCCAAGTCTACAgtatattttcccttttggttgatattattaataaattcagcaATTACTCTTTGCCGAATAATTGTACCTATAACTGGCAAATATAAGTGGAATCTGGATTCAGCAGTTGCAGATTTCAACAACATAATTACACAACGTGCAGAGAGTTCGATTTTCCTGGTGACACGCAATAGAAAATGGTTTCATTGGCTCGTTCCCTATTGGATTCATCAATACTGCAATATAGTGCCCAGAAACCACTGtacacggagagagagagagagaatttactaaaatattttatttttatcagcTTTTTCCTGGCTTTTACTTTACAGAGGTGTCACATAGGCACCAGAATAAAGTGTGTGGATATGGCAGTTTACTTGcagaaattctttttctttcccaatataTCTGCGTGgaaaaaattattgttgatgCCACGAATGAATCTTTTCCTGACATTGCCCACATGCTCCAGTTGCTGACCGGTCCCCAGCAGCGCCACCTGCGTCATGTGTCACTGCACAAGGTTGTGCAGATCCATTTTCTTGATCTTCCATAAGTAGTAATCTGTTCGAAACACCATTAGGCACTAATTCAGCTTCTTTTTCCTCAACAAAAGTCCgtttaatcaaatcttttgcTCTGCAAAAGCTATTGGTATACACATGCACAGCACGTGAGCATGGTCTTCGATTAGATCAAATCTACTAAAAGATCTTATACATCAACAGAAGGCCCATTCTTGGGTTCCTGTTGGGAATTTAGATGCGTCTGCAGGCAACGCTCTCGCTGGgaaatttttgcttttgtccGAATTCTCATGCGACCCACGAAAACTAGCCCATTCAGTGATTTTTATCTAATGATGTTAAAAATCTAGCAGACATGCTTCTGTAGTTTGAAGTCTAGTCAAAATCAAGGACAACAACATGTGGATAAAGTGCTCGAGAAATCGTTCTATCTTCGTCATCTGAGTTTCTGCAGACGCTAGCTCTGTGTTTCAACTATGTGCTTGGTATTGTTGATTAGTTGGTTGCCACGCTGCAACTGGAGAAATGAACTGGTTTCTATCCTCTTTCTCCATGCATTGGTCTTTCTTTCCCAAATATCAGCCTAGCCGTCTCCATGTACTAATGGGCTCATTTTAGTCGAGCTACAGTTTTGGTTATTCATTCGTTCAGCTCTAAACCCCACAAGTTGCAAACCCCTCTATCCATACAGATGGCGGGAGAGACCACCAAGTTAATTTGGAAAGAAGTAGTGATTTGATAATGAGATCCACTGTGTCGGGTTAGCCAACCCTGGATTTTACTTCCTTTTTTCTCCCCCAAACTCTAACCATCCACATCAATGATGGTTTGTGTAATACCCAGATTACACTgtgttccatataaatttccttTTTGGAATCCTTGCCAATGTCTTctactttcttttatttcccgAAAAAGGGAATCAGGTGCACTCTGACCCCGTCAGTAACCACACACTCGCAGACTTTTTCGGCCAACTTTATACTTCTACAGAGAAGCAGCCACAGCTGATGATGTTCATCATTTTCATGCGGAGTTCTCTTTCCAAGCTTTTGTCCAGCAAAAACTTTAACTGTCCTTGGAAGATACCGTGCCTTTTACGACCTTAGGACCTCAGCTAAAGCAGTGGACTAGAGATTCTAGTTCAGTTCTTCACTGTTTGAAAAAAGGATGAAGCACGCATTTGTGCTGAACGTCCTGTTATGCTTTGCTTTTGCTGAAACAAAAGCTTCGACAGCCTTTCCGtgctcccttttcttcttttttctcttttcttttttttgggggggtggggTGGTAAGGTTGATGTTGTGAATCAGTTTTCGCGCATCGTACTAACCCGTGCGTTCGGTTTCAACAAAGTAAGGCATCTGCAGGCCTCCATCGTGACCTAACTTGAGAAAGTGCAtcaattgaagaaatttttttttggcgacGTATCAATTGGAAATTGACCTACAGTTCATACCTCTTTTCCTGTATCTTTTACAGTTTCAtatttactctctcttttttttttttttttttggccttcatGTGAATAATGGGATATCCAACAAGTTAGATCATCATGGAAGCATGAACTGAGTGTGGTCCTCATATCTAACATTCTTAATACTGTATCGGTTCATTAATTCAGATGGCATATCCACGTGTTTTCGCTTATCAAATTGCGACATAATCACTTTGTTGTGTGCTGCAATGCCTTCGTACATCGGGCATAAGTGAAATTTTTAAGTaagctttcaaaaaaaaaaaaaaaaaaaaaatcatgtgggATCATCAACAAATATGGTGAACCATCTCGACTTGATACTTGCCCTCTGTTCAAAGAGAGAGTACATGTACATATTACATTGTATGCTGAAGCTATAGAGCTGTTGAAATCCAACTCAAACACGAAACACTCGCTGTTGGATCAATTACCAGAGTCATGAACCCAACTTCTCTTTTGAGGGATCTTTCCCCAAAGACTAAACGAACGTGTGTTGAGACTGTTTGCAGTGAGCAATCGCTCCTTCAATCCAACTCTCCAGCTCCGAATTCGCGCTGCTGCTCCTTTTCAGCAGCTGAAACTCGTTCACCCCATTCAAATTAAACGAAAAAGAcgacgaagacgaagaagatgaagaagaagaagaagagctggAAGAGGATGTGCACTTGGTCCCCGGATGCCGTTGAATCGCACCCGAAAATGACTTCCTATGGATAAAACCGTTGCTCTCGGCATACTCCCCCTCGATATCCTTCATTATGGCCGATGCTAATTTCATCTTGAACCCATCATTGATGCAATTCTCTCCGAAGAggttgcttttcttcttcttcttcttgttctctaCTCTCATGTACTTGCTGCagagttctctctctctgccgagCTTCTCTGTTTCTGCATTGCATGCAACCACTGAGGCTTTAGCACTAGACTCATCTGAGCACCCAGACTTGCTGAACAGGGACCTGAGGAATGCCCTGGAAGAGGTTCTGATCCTTTGGCAGAGGGAGGACTGCCTGATCTGCTTCAGCTTCTTGGACCAATTACCAGGGTTGCGCTTCTTTGGGTGTTCGTGATTGATGAAGCCTCTGACCTCATTGGACCACTCAAAGAAGAAGctatcgtcatcgtcatcaacATCTGATGGGCTCAGCTCACAGCTGACCCTGCAAGACTGGGCAGGGGAGATGTTGCAGGAGCCCAGTGGGGTGCTTGTTCTTGTTGAAGGAGCTGAGGCTGATGATGGCAGAATGGGGAATTTCTCCTCACATGGGTCTTGGCCTTGGATGAGGGTTTGGACCATCTGGAGCCTGGGAGGGAGGTGGAGAGGGAGGAGCTTGCCTTTGTAGAAGAGCTCATCAGCTGGGCAAGAAGTAGATGAGGGCATTTGGAACTCAAAATCTCTGGCTTGGGGTGGAGGTGAAGTAGCAGAGATACTGTAGGAGAATGAGTTTGGGCTGATTGAGGAAGATGAAGTGCTCATCCCCATGTTCACCTCCATGTCTATGtagtcttcttcatcttcttcctccaaaccATGTGCATGGCTACATGATGGCTGTTCTTGATCTCTGGCCATTTCTTTgaccaaatctctctctctctctctctctctctctctctctctctctcgtttggTACGGTGAGGGTGATGATTATGGGGAGATGAGCTTATTGGTGTGGGAGAAGAGGGGGGAGAGCGGGCATCATTTAAAGTGAGGATGGTGCCAATGTAGAAAAAGCAAATTTCAGTGGGGGAAAAGAGAAATCAAAGACATTGGGTTCTAGGAAAATTGTCAGAGCTTCTTACTTAAAATATTGAATGCTTCCAAGAAGAAAACTACAAagttttgaattcaattaatagtTTACCATTTTCAGACCGGGAAAGGAGACTAGCCACCGCCTGACCAGCTGATCCATTTTGCTTgttctcctccctcctccacACATGAATTGATACATGTAAAAGCAAAAGCCAGAGAAAAatgaggaacaaaaagaaaaaatcctcCTTTGGTCTCATTCTGACGCCTAAGCCTTGGGCATCAACATCCAACAAATGCTTGCAAGGCACatcaagaaaaggaggaaaatgacACTTCTGCCCaccactttttattttatttattcaacatttctctatttttatttggtttaatCAAGTCTTGAAACTTTTTAGAAACATCCGTGGCCCATTCATGGATTATTTCTTGGTGAGAAACATTACTAATGTAGATATAAGTTAGTAGATCTTCATTGTTTGGATTTCTAATTATCACGAAAAGAAAAGCACTTCTTCTTGCTCAAGCAATTATATTTTGTTTGAATAGGTTCATAGTTGGTGATTTTAGTGTTAAACAGCATTGTCATGGGCAGActagagagagaagacaaagaGACGGAGTCGTTGAGAGGACTTAGtatgaaaatgagaaatgatgaaaTGGCATATATTCTCATTTTGTCCAAATGAGCATTCTGATGAGGAGTAATTGGACTGAACGACAAACAGTGGACTTCTTTTGGGAAGTTCATGGGATTATATAACATTGGGTAATGGTACATGGGATCATCGATGTCGTAtcagaaaagaggaaaattacAGGGCCAAGGTTTGCATTTTAAAATAGATATAATATGCATTCAATTTGATTAGAATGattgaaataaaatagaaataccTATTCGTTTTGCATTTCTCTCGTCTAAAATCCTAATGCATTTTTCTTGGTGCAATTACTAGTGCAGTACCTTGATTTTGCAAAATCAATGGTTGCTGGCTAGGAGCGTCTTGGTTCCTAGCATCTTCCCGAAATCCTAGTTTCAGGTAATTTATGAGATGCGAATATGGTAACGAGCTTAAAAAACATATTAAATTCGCCGCCAATTAGTTTTGAAAACCTAAGTCATTTGGACGCTTGGATAATGATGAGAAGGTGAGCTACCTAGTGCACGTGTGCAGTAAACTTGTCAAacaaaaattagagattttaaATCTAGGAGTTTAGTCACACTTGGGACGAATTAGCATCCCACGGTGCTCATTCAATACCACAgcccattttatttatttttaaaataaaagttcctAACTATTCATCATTATCGTAAACATATATAATGTTCTAtcttaaaattcaaaatgttgcTAGAAGACCCGTTCGATGTTGTTATTGGTTAGCGAGCCCGTTTTCTCGGTGTAGAGGCGTGACTtccatgtgtgtgtgtgaaagtGTGTACGCATGAGATGCAGATGAAATGAGAAGTCGTTTTGGATGACGTGAGGTGTGCATTTGTAATGTCGACAAGGGTCACATGCATGAATGAAATTAAAACTGACATGGAAATGACATAATATACAATTCGAATCCGTTCCTCACGGGATGcaaattttatgcaaaaatgGCATTGAATGGAAAATGACATGAATCCGAATGCAACTATGACATGACGTGGTGATTTTGAATTAAAACACAACATGAAAATGGCATGATATAGCAATTCGTATGCAAACAGGACATGACAATTTGAGGTTGAAACATAACATGGAAGATCACAAGACGTGGCAATGTAGATGCAAACTTGGGATGGCAATTTGGAATTAAAACGTGACATGAAAATAACATGACATAGCAATGCAAACATGATATGACAATTTGgatttgaaaagtgaaatgAAAATTACATGACATGGTAATTTAGAAGGAAGCAGGATATGGAAAATCAACCAAATATAACACGAAAAATGATATGAAATGGTGATTTGGCTGCAAACATGACATggtaaatgaaattgaaagaggACGTCAATGAAATGACGTGGAAACATAACATGGAAAATACACATGGCAATTTTGGAATCGAAACATAACATGGAAAATCACAAGATATGGGAAACCAGATACAAATATCACATTGCAATTTCAATTAGCGGCTTTACTTAGACACGGTAATGTAGAAACGCATGTTTCCCTTTTGGCCAGGCTAAAGCAGAATCATAATTCGACTAAAAAATCATAACTGAATCCTAAATCATGATATCAATGATCTTCTGCACGGGGCTCAATTCATGGGTTTGAATTGCACTGTCCGGTGGTTTTTGACCTCTAGTCGCATTGTCCAATATTTAACTATGGGTTGACTCACATATTTAATTAAGCATTTTTATATATCCACCACCCTATATCCTCTCCAAACAACCAGTTTATAAATCATCAACAATAATAACAAGCATCGTAGCGCAGCTACCATAACAATTATATTTAGTAGCATAACGGCCCAACTGCAGATTTACAATTGCCTAGAAATATTCATAATCTCTAGTAGAATTTTCGATGGCACAAGAACATAGTCTGGAATCTAAGATTGATTTGGCATCAGGACGGCCTAGAACATGCATTGATTAACAGCCAAACAGAGTTATCTAAGATCTAGAATCTAATATAACTCTCTACAAATGCTTTTTAACCGCATATAAATAGGAGGATTTAGAACGCTGAAGAAGAGATTAGAAGCTCAAATCTCATTAAAGAAAGACCTTTTTGGAGAGATTCCTTTCACAAACTAGTTCGGGGAAaggaagggggaggaggggTTACTTCATGTTGAAGCGGGAGTGTGCCATAAATAAATGCTTGATATAAAAATGGGGGGAGGGGGGCCGTACTTATAGGCTGAAGCAACCACCTCAAGTTGACCTGCGAGTGCCTCGACATAAGGCGGGTGTGCCTCATCCTTGTGACGTGCAACTTTCCAGGCTCGTAACTTGCGTACTGACATTCAATTTGCTTGATTATTGTGGCATTAGGATGCTTGTGTTGAGAGTTTTCCAATGAGCTCAATATTGATAGGTAAAATCACCAATTCACGGACGAGGTTTTGTCCCAAATCGGGGCCTAAGGCTCGAGACTATGAACACGATTTATTTCGGTGAGTTGACATTGTCGCCATAACTTAGAGACCTGGAAATTTTTGTTCAATCGTGAGAGCTCCAAGAATGATTTGGGGCTTTGGGACCTTTTCGAgcattataaattattgttgtaATATAATACGAAAACACTAACAAATCTTATAATTAGGTCAATGCCAAAACACCAGATAAATAGATAAGgaacgataaaaaaaatcaaaactttacaCGATTCGATCTGAATTGGGTACCTATTCTATAGGAAGAGCCAACAACAAATAATTCACTAATCAATGTGAGAATTATAAAGTTACAATCATTTACACACTCGATTATTTCACACATCTAAATTAAGCCCAAAGTAAACTTACAAGTATTATCTCACAATCTCTCACGGAGATCTCACTCAAAAAACATAGAGAATATTAAACTCTTATTGTTTGCTTTGCTGTATCTGATATCAAATAGAGTACACACggacacacatatattattccTATCCAAAATAGGAACCATTTCTTTAGGAAATTCACTCAACTTAGGAAATCTACTCAAACTAGAGGCATATTCTTAATAAACTCAACCTTGGCTTGACATTTAGGCAAGTCTTAATGCTCATTATCCATCTTAGCTCACCCAACATCCCATTGGGTGCTTAACCATCAGAGGTATCTCGCGCCCAAGCAGAGCTTGACTTAACGAAAGGAATGAAGTCGAACCACATGTCTACAAAATTATATACCgcaaaaaatttcttcatggtCATATCCCCTCTTGACTTGATCTATCTAATGCAGAAATTCTGATCACGAATGAACCCAATTCTCCAATGCTCTTACTTCTACTAAACACCGGCAAAAGTAcactttaagtgccaaaagttagcaCAAAAGAATacttaagtgcaaaaagttacaaaagtgacacttaagtgccaaaatcggagagaaattgattacttaagtgctactctggccaaaatccgaccaaaatgttgacgtgtcaatttttcGACGAAGCAAGTGCAAAATAGCGTCATTTTGCACGATGACATGACCAAACAATGCAAAAACGATATTGTTTTGGTGttgatgtggtaaaaaattaatataaaaattaattaaattaaatttaaaactaaatttatttttaaaaaatacaaatacaaaaattaacaaaattaaaagggggAGGCGGATGCCCAGCGGGTGATGGCCCTTGgcttggccgggcgagggccgtgacgcCGGCccaccctccccctccatcgcccttagccctcggccgcctccctttttttttttctttttttttttaaatttttaaatttttaatatttgtacttgtatttttaaatgttttaaataaatttaattaaattaatttttatattgattttttatcacgtcagcactaaaatgatgttgttttccaCTTGTTTCaccggaaaattgacacgttagCGTTTTGATCggattttggccgaattggtacttaagtgatcaattttattcAGATTTTGGTactttaagtgtcactttcgtaacttttgacacttaaatgtccatttgtatcaacttttggcactctaaGGGTCCAGATGTCACCAAACACCACATCAACTGAATGTCCCCCATCAACATCACTAACCAATTTATTAGACCCCACCACCACTTTGGCTCCTTTTAGTAGTCACCATGCCTTTCAACAACATCTTCCAAAACAGAGCACAACTAACAAAAGCAAATGCATAATTGCTCAAAAAATTGACTATCTTTCAAGTTTCCTACATGACCTGGGTTCACAAACCCAGTTATTGCATCTTTTGAAACATAGCCCAATGTTTGTCGTTTCCAATAAAATCTAGATGATCCACTTCATAGCATCACAATGGATTAGTCATATACATTTTCCTAATTGCATGTGATAGAACAAGCCTAGTATTATCATTGGCATAACTCAGACAATTAACAATACTAACATTTGAAGCATGGGACGAGTGCTCCTCTTCCATCCAAGTACACAGTAACAAACTAGACAATTTATGATATGTGGCAAGTAGGGTACTTATAGAATTTATTAGCTACATGTCAAAGCACTTTAACACTTTTCTTACGTAACTCTTTCCAGTCACTTGAAACATTCTAATAGTCTCTTAAGGCATCTCCATACTTGAAACCATCTCTATTGCACTCTTATaatctatttcaatatttgCAAACAATTGTCATTCTACCTCATCCACCTCCATTAATCACCTGAAGCTTCATCAATTGTGACCTCGAAACAACCGGTTAACCACTATAGAATCTAGCAATTTTGCAAGCACTCTATTGTACTTTGAACATCTTTAGGCTCTACCTAAAGCTCCATATATTTTCAGGTGCCAATTAAATCTTCTCTCCAATTGATCCCTTACTCCCCTTTGGAAATAGAGTATATTCGTCACAGGTAACCTCTCTACTGAACATAAAATTGGGTGAAGTTTCCTAATTGTGGCACATCCAATATCCcttcaccccatgtgcatagCATAGGAATATGAACTTTCTTACCATGGCTTTGGCACACCATCACTCACATGAGCATAAGTAGGGAAAATGAACATCCTCAGTCCAATGTAATCAACAGGCTACCTGACCATATTTCCTTAAGAGTTTTCCAATCAATTGCTAATGATAGTGATTTGTTCACTAATCAATTATTGATATTCACTGTTTCAGCCTATAAGTCTTTATCTCATCTAGCATTAGGGAGTAAAGAGTGAGCTCTCTCCAATATAGTTTTGTTAATTAGTTCTACAACTCCGCTAAGTAGTGTGTTGAAACAGCGAGTGTTTCACTATGCTTTCCTCTATGCAAAACTTGCCAAGCTCATCAAAACAGAATTGCAACCTTGTATCAGTTTTTAAGCACATGCTATTTCTTCCTAGTTACTTTTCAATCATTGCCCTCCTAGAATTGAACTGACCGAGCACCTCCCTCTTGTGCTTAAGACAACAAATCTGGACTTTTCTTGaaacatcatcaacaaaagaCAATACATACCTAGCACCACCCTTGGAGA harbors:
- the LOC104436221 gene encoding probable membrane-associated kinase regulator 3 yields the protein MARDQEQPSCSHAHGLEEEDEEDYIDMEVNMGMSTSSSSISPNSFSYSISATSPPPQARDFEFQMPSSTSCPADELFYKGKLLPLHLPPRLQMVQTLIQGQDPCEEKFPILPSSASAPSTRTSTPLGSCNISPAQSCRVSCELSPSDVDDDDDSFFFEWSNEVRGFINHEHPKKRNPGNWSKKLKQIRQSSLCQRIRTSSRAFLRSLFSKSGCSDESSAKASVVACNAETEKLGRERELCSKYMRVENKKKKKKSNLFGENCINDGFKMKLASAIMKDIEGEYAESNGFIHRKSFSGAIQRHPGTKCTSSSSSSSSSSSSSSSSSFSFNLNGVNEFQLLKRSSSANSELESWIEGAIAHCKQSQHTFV